The region GAACGTCTGGATTTCAGCAATACaactacagtcatggccaaaagttttgagaatgacacaaatatttattttcacaaagtttgctgcctcagtttttatgatggaaatttgcatctactccagaatgttaagaagagtgatcagatgaattgcaattaattgcaaagtccctctttgccatgaaaatgaacttaaaccCAAAAAACCCTATTTCCACTTCGGTAGTGAAGAAGGATACAGGGCTctcaagaaagtccagcaagcgccaggaccgtctcctaaagttgattcagctgcgggatcGGGGAACCACCAGTGcaaagcttgctcaggaatggcaacacacaggtgtgagtgcatctgcacgcacagtgaggtgaagacttttggaggatggcctggtgtcaagaagggcagcaaagaagccatttCTCTCTAAgagaaacatcagggacagactgatattctgcacaGACTGATATTCCGACTTATGGCCACAGCTATTTACAGTATTGTATCTGTTACTTTATGAGGTGTCGCCAATGGCCATAAGCAGTAGGGTGAGTCTTATGAAAGTATGGCTGTGGATCACACATTGTTAACTACACATGCCTGTTTTCTGGCTTAATTCTTGTTCAGCAACTCTTgttcagtgtgtatgtgtgtgtgtgtgtgtgtgtcttggccTTTCTATCTCAGGCTCCATACTGTATTATTCTTGATATTGTTGCAATCAAGTAGCACCAATTACATGCAGCTTTGCACATTATACTGctattttgaatattattattatctttgtggtgaagccttagttCGCATTAATATCATAAAACTGCAAAAAGGTATCATGAGTGGCAATTTATAGCAAAGGGTGCTGTAAAATCATGACATCGTTAATATTTCAAATGAGAATTCATATCTTTAGCTTGCATCTGGACTAGCACACTTTGTaaatacttctcatgtcctactctgaggtaggacaaattcttaatCCTACTGTAACTTTTTGAGCAATTCCTAGAAGTAATTCGGTGACGCTTGGTAAATACGCGCcctgatctcaatccaattgagaatttgtggctggacttgaaaaaagctGTTCATTTACaatcaacatacagtatgatggagcttgagcagagagagagatatagagagagacctgtgcacacagactcaaggctgtcatggctgccaaaggtgcatctactatttgttttcaatttgatattaaagagtttttttttcagatgatcAGTGTCGAAAATGCCAAATTAAACACACTGCAATTGAAtgttgtgaaaacttccaaggaggtgaatTCTTTTTATGTGCGCTGTAGTCTAGTTATCTGACTGTTGTTGTATTAACTGGGCCTTGATGGTGTCTGTGGGTAGATGTCGTGTTAACTCTGACCTTTAGTTACAGATTGCTGCTTAGCAATCCAAGTATGTGATACAGTTTGTAGTCCAGTCAAATACGTGTTAACGGAAATGCAACCAACTGTCACTCTTCATGTGTCTCTTTTAGTGTAAACACGGCAGCACAAGAGAAACAAATGAAAGGCATTCTTTCCCCTACATTTGCAGTAagtagaaagcaaaaaaaaaagcatcatgcTATATGTGTTGGCATCGCTTAGAGAAACGTACTGCAGCTTTACACATTTCCCTCTTCATCTACAGATCAAGGGCGTTTTAAACTGCTGCACCTCCTCTGACCAAGGTATAATTTATTCTGATTGCATTTTAGAAGGTTGCAAGGTTAACTAACTCTTACATAAAGAATCATCAGGGTGCATATTTTCCAATACAATAATTTGTAAGTTTTGttctgatgtgtttttatttcttacttcATCTTGCtttgaagttattttttatgGATGTTATATTAGCCTGCTCTCATTGGTATTTCCTGggctttaaatttttttcttgatacctttttttaactatattttaaaaGAACTAAAATTTACTTTCTGTAATTCTACTTATGTGTTGGTTTGAgtcttgttattttcatttatcaTTATGTTTTGAAAAATACTAGGAAGCCATAATTAAAAGGTGCTGTTATTTTGGGGTGCTACCGCTAAGACACAATGACCCATTGTTAGGAGATGCTGTCCAGAAAGTGGCACTGTGTGACATCATTAATATGAGAATATTTAAAGGGATACCCAAGAAtgacatttttatatgttacttacttcaTGTGCTTTTGAGTAGTGACCAAGAAAAAATTTAATCTCAAGTTTTCATgtagaatggagagaaagaagtttaTGATATTACAGAAACAAATGGTGAACAATGTTGTACAAGAGCAAACAGTGTGATTAGTGAGGTGATTAAACCTAAGGTCTCTTGAACTGAGGATAGGACTTTTGACCAGCAAATGCGTAGGAAAGGCAGGTCTTCCATTCAAATAGTTAATCCTGTGAGGTTTAGTTTACTCCTTAGGGTGTATTCCAGAAGTAACTGAATATCCaagaagtaactatttaacaatattagtatatattttgcacattttgagcatatacagtaatccctcctccatcgcggtggttgcgttccagagccacctgcgaaataagaaaatccgcgaagtagaaaccatatgtttatatggttatttttatattgtcatgcttgggtcacagatttgcgcagaaacacaggaggttgtagagagacaggaacgttattcaaacactgcaaacaaacatttgtctctttttcaaaagtttaaactgtgctccatgacaagacagagatgacagttcagtctcacaattaaaagaatgcaaacattgctttcctctctgtttcctttgaagaggaagataacaaatcaatagggctgtttggcttttaagtatgcgaagcaccgccggtacaaagctgttgaaggcggcagctcacaccccctccatcaggagcagagagagacagagtttgtttttcagtcaaaaatcaatacgtgcccttcgagcttttaagtatgcgaagcaccggtgcagcatggcgcttcaggaagcagctgcacacagaaggtagcaacgtgaagataatctttcagcatttttagacgagcgtccatatagtctaggtgtgcgaacagcccccctgctcacaccccctacgtcaggatcagagaaagtcagcgcaagagagagatagagaaagtaagttgggtttcttctcagccatctgccaatagcgtcccttgtatgaaatcaactgggcaaaccaactgaggaagcatgtaccagaaattaaaagacccattgtcctcagaaatccgcgaaccagcaaaaaatccgcgatatatatttaaatatgcttacatataaaatccgcgatagagtgaagccgcgaaaggcgaagcgcgatatagcgagggatcactgtaactggATAACTGATATGTGGATAATACAACACAAATAATatgagttgttttttcttttactcatgTTGTTTTTGCACTGGTTGCCTTCTATTATGTCATAAATGTCTTTCTATTTTACATgtaaacattaaattacattttttgttggcCTCCTCtaaaaagtaacatattaaaaaataaatatataatttttgggttgCGTATTCCTTTAAGCCAGTGCAGTGTGTTCTTCTTTGTCCACGATTGTAAATAGCTTTGAAAACATTTATTGAAAGTACTTTGGCCAGATCTCTTCTGGTTACAGACTTTTTGCCCAGAAATTTGGCTTTGATGCCAAGTCAGTTGTATATTTGTAATTGGCatcccattttattttttgactgtttATCATCTTCTGGTCCACTCTGTCTTCATCAACTTCcaattgttttaaccttgtgGCAGAGCAATGAACACTGATATTTTGAGGAGTAAGATGCCTTGTATTATCAGGTAACATGCCACCCAAGAGTGTGACACCTGACATTGGCACATCTgcactataaaagatggtggtgcaCACAATGAGTGTTCAGTATTTGGATCTGAATGAGGAAAAGAGATTCATGAGGGAAACAAAGTGCTCAAACAACAAACTAAGAAAAAGACTGGAGAGAATATTTACCAATTTcaacttgtttcatttttgttgaattgaatttagtttagtCATCATAATACAGAAAATAGTGATTTTAGTATATTGAATTTACAttagaacaaaataataaaaaaaaagttgacaagaacaggccattcaggccaactaAGCTTGTCAATGCTATCCACATAATTCCTCCAAAATGACAGACAGTCAGGTTTTcaaggtccctaaaatcctactgtctaccacactaattgGTCATTTACTTCATGTGtctgggaagtttttctttatacagagaactaCAAAGTTGGCCAAAGTTTTAAGAAATTTACTCTTAAACTGCAcccccatgttcttgttaaacTCACTTTAAGGTAACAGTCTCaagccactgtactaattcctgtcataattttaaacactcctgTAACTGAAATGGTTcatctccttcaatctctcctcatagcttgTACCTATCACTCCTAGagtcagcctagtcattcttgtccagactttttctagcactgctatgtcttttttataatatggcTACCCAAACAGTGCTCCAGATGcagcctcactagtgtgttataaagcttaaccATAACCTCctctgacttgtactctacacatcgtgctgtATGATCTAACATTGTGTCAGCCTACtttatggcttctgaacactgcctggaagttgatagtgacaaggtTTCTAAATGTCCTCGACTATTTTTCTACCAATTCCTACATCAAGGACTTTTTAAAAATCTCTTCCACTCACTATCACATTTGATCTCTGAGACTTCCTGTTTAATCTACCCAATAAGACAGATATTTTTTGCTATCACAAAGTGGCATGGATCAAAGAATAGCTTTTAGTTGGATACAACATAATGAACACTCTATATAAATATAAGCAGGGTGTATGATTTGCTCAGAATCAAATGTATGTAATGAATCCTTGATTTTGTGGCCCAACAcaatttgtaatttataattattgATCCCTGGTGAAGATGATTGCAATGAGCAGCTGTTCTGCTGAAGaacaataatgtttaatttgGGACTAAAAGATGAAATTTGAATGAAACAAAGTACGCGCCACGGTCAGAACCAAAGAGACAAACCAATCTTTTGCCAAGCCAGAAATATGAGTCAAGAATCAGAACCTTAAATCTAAAAGTAATTCAGAAAACTGAGAACAAAAATACCAAGAAGTGCACATTAAGCCTTTTAGTTTTATCCAAAACACAGATACTTGAATGGCACATAAATTACCATTTTAAAGAGTCGTGCCTGTGAGACTTCTAGAAGGTTGCCTCAATAATGGCCGATGCCCGCTAATATTCAAAATAATGCAGTGATTAGATGCTAAAAATTACAACTTAGTCatgaaccaaaattagacaaagtAAATGTATTGATCACAATCCTAGACCTAAGAAACTCCACAGTAGTCAACAAGAAGTCCCAACAACTCCtcagaaaattgaaacaaaataaaaaaacagcaccaATAACAGTAACAGCCTCATGCATGCCATggcttttaaattagaaaatactGCACAACTATTATGGCTATGGCATACTAGACAAGTTCGGAGTTAAAAGAGCTGGTTGTACATACCATTGAGTCAAGTTTATAGTAGTAATAAGGAGGCCAAGTCAGACTTTTGTATATGGTGTTAAATCTTCTAATGCCATGTTGACAAATAAAGCCCAACAGAGAACCACAAAGACTAATCTAACTCATTTGGAGTTAAATATTCTTACTAGAGTGACTCTCTAAATAAACTGGCTCCTAAGGAGCAAAAACAATGGCACAATATTGAGAAAGGTAAAAGATGAGAATaaaacaaattggaaaacaaaaacaaacatgttcTGAAAGCTCCGAAGATCATACGTAACATGCAAAAAACAATGATCACATAGAAGAAAAATATTGCCGAGCTGAATGTCAAAAGGTAAGTTCTGGAAGATAATCAGAAGATCTCACAAACTTACCCTCATCTTCAGGTCTCATTTGATAGAACATAATGGCTCTTGTGATTTCAGATACTTATTCAAGCCCACAGTCTCACATGGCTACACTGACTGGATGTACAAAACCGcatgaaataaatgagaaattcATAAAACAGTTCAAAAACTTTATAAATTGGCAAATGAACTTAATACTTTTTCTTAGAAAGACAATTCCTGTGTTTTATATTATTCTCTTTTCACAGGTGATAACACGAATAATGCCTTCATGGCCCCATTTCAAGGTCAGTTCTACTTTGAACTTTTTTGTActccaaaattttatttttttattaatttaaattaattgtttcaAATGAGGTCTGGTGaaagattttttggtagacaaaaaaaagaattcaccTTAATGAAAAGTGTTGTGTAATGGATCCAAAATCTTAGCAAAAAAGGGTTGGAGAACTCCAAAATGTCCATAAATCAAGCCCCAAAATGAGAACCTGGCTTGAAAGTTCAAAAATACTACAAGAGCcccaaaatattccaaaatattacaaTACAGATAAAACCGTGAAGGCTGTTTCTTATAAAGAATATCCCAATCtgtaatcttccatccatccatccattttccaacccgctgaatccgaacagggtcacgggggtctgctggagtcaatcccagccaacacagggcacaaggcaggaaacaatcctgggcagggtgccaacccaccacagaatctGTAATCGTTaacaattaaatttatttaataaaatagaagAAATAACAAAATGCCCCAAATGGCAAAAAGGAtgtgcctaaaaaggcaatctaAGGTAATtaagtcccaatatgaaatctGCAAGCAAAATCCAGAAACTGAAGCAAAAATCCAGTAtctgaaaatatcaaaagaaaacaatactaaCAGAAATCCACCAAACAGCTTGTGATGATTAACTGACTGCGCCTCCAAATAAAGACAAGGGTAGGAGccatcagcagtgacatcagggtggccctgcccccTGGGGCACCACCCACAAAGTTCATGGAATGGGattacatttaaagacacagtaagaattaaaaaaattacaaaaataacaaaaaaacacaaaattcaccAAAGTATAAACACATAGAGTACATATCCAAAAGAAGTCGCCTGCAGTTTGGCCAGATTGGTTTTAAGGCCCCACTGGTGTTTCACTagtcccatagattttctatgggtttTAAATCTGGGGATTTTGCGGGCCAGTTGAGATGCGAGAATGCTTTGGAATATTCTTAGTGCCAGTCTCACACAGTAtcattctttttcacatgataGTGTGACACACGGGCATGGTCTCTATCTATGAGGACCATCTGTCAACCACAGTTCTGGTGGCATTTAGCGATTGACTACAATGTACACCAGTACACTTTAACGCACATGCAAATTTGGCAACGTCCTATATACTATAGCCTTTGAAACAGCCAAGAACAATAACACCTTTTTGCCAAACCATTCATGTCTATTATATTACCCATTTTTCACGGAGAGAAGCAAAATTATGTGGCACACCATTAACTCTACAAACCCTGCAGCACAAAACACAGCTATCTATGGGATGGTATTCATACTGGGGTACCCCTTTTTGTGTGTGAAGTATGTATCACAGGCAGTGActaattttttttcctggtgAGCttctaatgatatacagtattaccatttaattttattgttctctTTCATTTTAATCAGGTGTGAATGATAATAGTGGGCAGAAAGTGTTTTATGATGAGAAAGAGAATCTTATCTATAGCTACTCTCGCTTTCACTTCATTTTCTTCCTTGGATCTCTTTATGTAATGATGGTCATCACTGACTGGGATGGGTgagtatgaaaataaagaaatggaaaacTAAAGCATAATAACAAGCAAGAAATTAACCAATTCTACAGCTGCATGACAATCTCCCCGACCCAGGATACTGATGTTGATAAGGAGCTGGGCTAATTAAAATAGACAAAAAGCTTTGTACTATTGATTTTCAAATTGTAAGCGTACTTTACACTCTTatgatactttatttgtctccaaggggaaatgaaaatgcaaacaaCAGCACACACATAAGACCTTCTGGCTTGGATATTAGAGAGCTGCCGCTATCAATAACAGATGGTGATGGTCAGACCTGCTCGGATTGTGCCACTGGTTTATATTTAAAgccattaacatttgaatagagcaggtccagTTCGTAgtgtccacaaatggaacatgCTAATAGATGTTTGTTTCATTGCTTGAAGAAACCAGcgttcagaatgattcatcattaagattTTGGTACAGAGTGAATCTTTTCTGTTGTTCAGTCATTCAGGGCGATTTAACTTACTACACTGGACAGTAATATGGGCAAACTTAGTCTGCATATCAATGTCTGgatcatacatttaattttaattatgcagtggTCACTTTTTTATCATGACTTATTTATATAAATCTCTTGTCCCCCTCCTGCTTTTTTCACTCTCTCTGATGAAACCCATCCAGCATTTAAATAGTTTTCTGCAGTAGCCAAAATTTTACACTACCTGAACTTGCTGTGACGCACGAGGAGATGTAACAGTTCGTATAACTTATATAAAAGCAATCAGACATTTCTCATTATATGGAGTCAGGCcaggtctgaatcctttccacATTACTTTTATTGTCACTCTTGATTTTCACCCTTTCTATCTTTGAACAAGCTGCTCCTTCAATAATATGTAACAGGTCTTGTTAGGTGGCAACCGCCGTGCTACCAGCTAAAAATGAGATATCTAATATTTTACGTTCCTCAGAGTCTCTTACTTTCTCGAATATTAGACGTAGGTAGCCATCAGATCCTTTATGCATCTCTCAAGTTCACAAcctgtgtgaaaggcactttcaCACAGCCTactattttgcatttctttttgggAAATTGTCTGCTCCattcaatcatttttttctgtacaatACGCAATTGGCAGAACCAAACATATATTTCTATTGTATTGGAAAGGCAACCATTTTTCAAGTATTATCTTTTCATATTATATGATAGACTAATGGAGGAACAGTGTTATTGTACctatttataaggagaagggtgaaaaattgaaaatgtgGGAAAGGGTTAAAGAGAGAGTCCACCATAGGGGgggaacagtttggttttatgccagggagaggaacaactaaTGCAGTCTTTTCATTGAGACAGCTCATGGAGAAGCATCTAGAAAAACAGGACTGCATATGGTGTTtactgatttggagaaggcttatgcttttgcttttttctgatgacattgtgttgtgttgtgtagcaccagaaaagtggAATTGGAGAGGACATTGGAAGACTTGAGAAGGACTTTGGAAGATAGGgtgttgaagataaataggatgaagacagaatatataaggtttaatgatgatcaggattcagaagttagtctgcaaggagagctattgaaaagaatggatacatttaaatatctaggatcagtggtagcctgacatgcagagataacccatagagtgcagtgtgtgGAACAATTTgaagaagaaggtatcaggaataTTGAGTGagcaaagaattaaggcaaatgctaaaggtaaggtttttaagatggTGGTAAGAACAGCAATAATGCATGGAGCTTAGACATAGGCAGTAAATGGTGCAAAGGAGAAGACATTAGATGTGGCATAAAatgaatgttgagatggatatcTGGAGTTACACAAAAAacagacagaataagaaatgaaatcagaggtacaacaaaagtgggcgAGATCTCTAAGAAAGTATAGAAAAGTAGGTTGAAATGGTATGGATAtcgtgatgaggagagacaatgaataggtgggcaaaagagtgatgggaatggaagtacagtggaacctcggttcacgaccacacactcggtatacgaacaagccagtttccctttcggtttgtacatgctcagtctctccctgtgcatttcctgtgaagcgagcaagagagagagagagagcgagagagtgcaacacacacacagagagagagacacactcacacaggcacgcgagagagagacacacacacgcgcacacacgcacacacacacacacacacacacacacaggcagtgagagagagagcgggatgcataaggtaggaaggcagttaaagaatgcactgggcttgattttgttttcacttctgtttacagtgatcggttcgtagcgtgcattgttgcaatgttacctttcttggtggtttattaaattacggattttttcaaatgttcattttttccctgtgcttaaaactcattaaaaaaagtgtttttagccagtggttggtagcgctatagcacaaactattgcagtgttagttttctctgttgttcaaggttttctcagtgttattcaatgtttttacatttagttttctattacgctgtgcattctatggtttaattaactatatttgtgcttaaaaaccgtttggtctggaacggattaattttatttacatacaatcctatgggggaaattgctttggttcacaaccaaatcggtttacgaccagttttggaacgaattatggttgtgaaccgaggttccactgtacaggggaagagaaagtgagggaagcCAAAGCGAAGTTGAATGGTTAAAGTaatagaagatctgaaggaaaagattctgactggggaggaggtgcagaacAGTCCTACAGGCAGAAGGATGATCATGCACAATAACCCAAGAAGTGGGAAAacatgaaaaggaagaagaatcTACATGACAGACCATAGACAGTTTATCTGCAGATACACAACAGCCCAACTACAACAGTGTAAACGATACAACTGAAAAAAGGATAATAggaaaaaagaatatgatatatcTTATCAACTTATTACCTATTACTGTACATATTGGAAGCATTTTGAGGGGAAAAATGAGAATGTTCAGTCCAAGCTGTGTAGTGTTATCCAGAAATATAAAAGTAACACATCTGCATTGCACTGTCACATACTAAGCAAAAATGCAACTTGTAAGGTTGGGCTGCAGAAATATGTCATATCAGCCACACTAGCATTCCAGTGCATGGAAAAAGTGCAGTCAGAGGAAATCACCCCAAAGGTGTGTACAAAGATTTGTTACCAAATCAGTATGCTCGTCTGCAAAAGTGATATGGAGAAGATGCAAGAGGTGAAAACCCAGGTATCTAAAACCAGTAAGTTTGCACTTTTAACTGACTTTTAGACTGTGGTAACAACTGAGAAATCATATTGTGATCACGTTCCACTAAATGGATGAAGACTATGAGACTAAACTGATGGTAAGAAAGACACCAAATGTTCCAATGAGACATAATCATAAAGCCTTGTCGAGAAACTAGACAAAGAGGTTACGGCTATTTGTGATAATGCACCAAGAGTTTTGGCTGTTAATTCAGCCACCCTTAAGTCCTGGGCCTCAGTAGTACGCTTTACTGATATGCTGCAAATCGCAGCCAGTGATTGATTTAGTGTGCATCCTAATCATGGCAAGAAGCTACCTGAGCATGTCAGAAACATCAATCAGTGCCATCAGATGTACTGGTCAGCTGCTGTCCTTGCGTGTAACTGAGTGTAGATgtttctaaaatacatttcagtaaatTAAAGAGACAGTTTGTGACAAATTTTCATTTAACATTCAAAATATATTACATGCATACAAAATTTCATaagtaaatttttttctggggaaaaAGTATCCTTGCATTGTTGTTCAGGAGATTGAAAGTTCAGGAAATGACACACATagaggacaagacaaaagagatgtcAGAAAAATGAGCTGAGATCAAAACCTGTAGGACAGAGAgcacaaaaggaaaaacaaaactcaatgtcaaaaacaaaatgttgccaAAGGGCCCTTACTATCTCAATGAATTACATTGAATTTAGTATATTGAAGACAGGATTCCAGACCAATGAGTGAGGGGGGAGATGCAGATCTTTAATTCAGaagcacagtattatgggaatgcgTTTTCCTGTTTATGACATATGCTGATTTTTCCCGAAGGAAGTATTAATAATAGCAAAAAACACATGGGATTtacatgttttgagcatacaattagatagatagatagatagatagatacttttagaTAACAGACGTgtgaattatgcaacacaagtaacgtgagatatgttttatttaattttttcaaggAGATTTTTCAcgtcatttgcttttgtatttcaaTACTCACAATTGGGatctattataattttttttctctagttcTATATGAAAAAATATGTTACTTACAAGGGGTTACTGTTACTTACACAGCTTACTCTTTATTCTACTtacatagggtaagtaacataaaaaaacataccgtata is a window of Erpetoichthys calabaricus chromosome 7, fErpCal1.3, whole genome shotgun sequence DNA encoding:
- the LOC114655161 gene encoding serine incorporator 5-like; this encodes MAPFQGVNDNSGQKVFYDEKENLIYSYSRFHFIFFLGSLYVMMVITDWDGLSFSNDESTKNETAFWIKMISSWACFLYNIIMLFCHSGK